The following proteins are encoded in a genomic region of Alphaproteobacteria bacterium:
- the iscS gene encoding IscS subfamily cysteine desulfurase, translated as MINRASSLSLPIYMDYQATTPMDPRVFEAMKPFFLEKFGNSGSRSHAFGWEAESAEDQARTFVASVVGANEKEIIFTSGATESNNLAIKGVAHFYGDKKNHIITVVTEHKCVLDTCRHLEQEGFEVTYLPVQKDGLINVEALRAAIKENTVLISIMAVNNEIGVIQPLKDIGALCREKGVFFHTDAAQAFGKIPLDVEAMNIDLMSISAHKMYGPKGIGALYVRRRPRVRLTPLINGGGQERGMRSGTLPTPLIVGFGEAARIAKEEMTMEAARLYQLQMKLYHGIVDHIPDVFANGDLTQRIPGNLNLSFAYIEGESMIMAIKDLAVSSGSACTSASLEPSYVLRALGLSDEMAHTSIRFGLGRFTTEEQIDYAIKVVRGSVERLRELSPLWEMVQEGIDLSKIEWAAH; from the coding sequence ATCATCAATCGAGCGTCGTCGTTGTCACTGCCCATTTATATGGATTATCAGGCAACAACGCCGATGGATCCGCGTGTTTTTGAAGCGATGAAACCCTTCTTCTTAGAAAAATTTGGTAATTCAGGTTCACGTAGCCATGCTTTTGGGTGGGAAGCTGAATCCGCGGAAGATCAAGCGCGTACATTCGTGGCATCGGTAGTTGGCGCTAATGAAAAAGAAATTATTTTTACTTCAGGCGCTACCGAATCCAATAATTTGGCAATTAAAGGCGTTGCCCATTTTTATGGGGACAAAAAGAACCATATTATTACGGTAGTCACCGAACATAAATGCGTTCTTGATACATGTAGGCATTTAGAGCAGGAAGGATTTGAAGTTACCTATCTGCCGGTACAAAAAGATGGTTTGATCAACGTGGAAGCCTTACGAGCAGCTATTAAAGAAAACACAGTGTTGATTTCGATTATGGCAGTGAATAACGAAATTGGCGTGATTCAGCCTTTGAAAGACATTGGTGCATTGTGCCGTGAGAAAGGTGTATTCTTCCATACGGATGCAGCCCAGGCATTTGGCAAAATTCCGCTGGATGTAGAGGCCATGAACATTGATTTAATGAGTATTTCTGCTCATAAAATGTATGGACCCAAAGGGATTGGTGCTCTGTATGTAAGGCGTCGCCCGCGTGTGCGCTTAACACCTCTTATTAATGGTGGCGGCCAAGAACGCGGCATGCGTTCGGGAACCTTGCCTACGCCTTTGATTGTGGGATTTGGAGAGGCCGCGCGCATTGCTAAAGAAGAGATGACCATGGAAGCGGCTCGCCTGTATCAATTACAGATGAAACTGTATCACGGCATCGTTGACCATATTCCAGATGTGTTTGCTAATGGCGACTTAACACAACGCATACCTGGCAACCTAAATCTTAGTTTTGCCTATATAGAAGGTGAGTCAATGATTATGGCCATTAAAGATCTGGCCGTTTCATCTGGTTCTGCTTGCACTTCAGCCAGTCTTGAGCCATCTTATGTGCTAAGGGCTCTTGGCTTAAGTGATGAAATGGCGCATACATCGATTCGATTTGGCTTGGGACGTTTTACCACGGAGGAACAAATTGATTATGCGATTAAAGTGGTGCGTGGTTCGGTTGAGAGGCTGCGTGAACTGAGTCCGTTGTGGGAAATGGTTCAAGAAGGTATTGATCTCAGTAAAATTGAATGGGCTGCCCATTAG
- a CDS encoding cysteine desulfurase, with amino-acid sequence MADLSKAIYLDANATLAPLPEVVDAVVEHLRRPLNPSSIHQYGAYAKYVIEEARSQVGQYLGAQGAHVVFTSCGTEANNLALRGLGQATHVFASAIEHTSVLQPAQHTGAKTIIPVLETGVINVEALEDALATSDAPIKLVSVMLANNETGVIQPLTDVVDIARKYNAFVHTDASQAVGKIDVDLEVLGVDMMTLSGHKMGATQGVAALVFQKSVPLHAIQWGGGQEMRFRAGTENVAAIRGFGVACSHLVRTTALFQNLASLRDQLEVGIAEISKESRVFGQHRWRLPNTSCLTMPGVKHETQLIHFDLANIAVSSGAACSSGKVDVSPVLLAMGISKEIAQTALRISLTPASCREDIETFITAWRQLYHMQLTKRHLAEVRANQELKQHA; translated from the coding sequence ATGGCTGATTTGAGTAAAGCAATCTATTTAGATGCGAATGCTACATTAGCTCCCTTACCGGAAGTCGTGGATGCCGTGGTTGAGCATTTGCGCAGACCGCTCAATCCGTCGTCTATTCATCAATATGGGGCGTATGCCAAGTATGTGATAGAAGAAGCCCGTTCGCAGGTAGGCCAATATCTTGGGGCTCAAGGGGCGCATGTGGTGTTTACCTCCTGCGGTACGGAAGCTAATAATCTGGCCTTAAGAGGTTTAGGTCAAGCAACCCATGTGTTTGCTTCGGCTATTGAGCATACATCGGTTCTACAGCCTGCCCAACATACAGGAGCAAAAACGATTATTCCTGTTTTAGAAACAGGAGTGATTAACGTTGAAGCGTTGGAGGACGCGTTGGCTACATCAGATGCACCGATTAAATTGGTTTCGGTGATGCTTGCCAATAATGAAACAGGTGTGATACAGCCATTGACGGATGTCGTGGATATTGCCAGAAAATATAATGCGTTTGTGCATACAGATGCCAGCCAAGCGGTAGGCAAAATCGATGTAGATTTAGAGGTTCTTGGCGTTGATATGATGACCTTGTCGGGACATAAAATGGGGGCAACGCAAGGGGTAGCTGCGCTGGTTTTCCAAAAATCTGTGCCGTTACATGCCATTCAATGGGGGGGTGGCCAGGAAATGCGTTTTCGTGCCGGCACTGAAAATGTTGCTGCTATTAGAGGCTTTGGTGTGGCATGCAGCCATCTCGTTAGAACGACAGCGTTATTTCAAAATTTGGCAAGTTTGAGAGACCAGCTTGAAGTGGGTATTGCCGAGATTTCTAAAGAATCCAGAGTGTTTGGCCAGCACCGATGGCGTTTACCTAACACGAGCTGCTTAACGATGCCGGGTGTTAAACATGAAACCCAGTTAATCCATTTTGATTTGGCTAATATTGCGGTAAGCAGTGGAGCTGCGTGTTCATCAGGAAAAGTAGACGTTTCGCCGGTATTGTTGGCGATGGGGATATCAAAAGAAATTGCACAGACAGCACTACGAATTAGCCTAACGCCGGCTTCTTGCCGTGAAGACATCGAAACATTCATCACCGCCTGGCGTCAATTGTATCACATGCAGTTGACTAAACGCCACCTGGCGGAGGTGAGAGCAAACCAAGAATTAAAACAACATGCGTAA
- a CDS encoding Rrf2 family transcriptional regulator: MRLTTRGRYAVMAMVDLTKNGLSGQPITLADIAVRQEIQISYLEQIFAQLRRHDLVLSTRGPGGGYRLNREPHLISISDIMCAVEEEIAMVRCESKGDGCLQEKAKCLTHDLWEALGNQIYRYLKMVSLEDVCKRRIDPFGSLDSPQTIQGINHDRHVSLVPDFHEEATHG; this comes from the coding sequence ATGAGACTGACAACACGTGGACGTTATGCGGTTATGGCAATGGTTGATTTGACCAAGAATGGTCTAAGTGGCCAGCCTATTACCTTAGCGGATATTGCAGTGCGTCAAGAAATTCAAATTTCCTACCTTGAGCAGATATTTGCCCAATTACGTAGGCACGATCTTGTTTTATCTACCCGAGGACCTGGTGGAGGCTATCGCTTGAACCGCGAACCCCATCTCATTTCGATATCCGACATTATGTGTGCTGTGGAAGAGGAAATTGCCATGGTACGCTGTGAATCCAAGGGAGATGGTTGTTTGCAGGAAAAAGCCAAATGCCTGACTCATGATTTATGGGAAGCGCTTGGCAATCAGATTTACCGATATCTAAAGATGGTTAGTTTGGAAGATGTGTGCAAACGAAGGATCGATCCATTTGGTAGCCTTGATTCGCCACAAACAATTCAAGGTATCAATCACGACAGACACGTATCATTAGTGCCTGATTTTCATGAGGAAGCAACCCATGGCTGA
- the cysE gene encoding serine O-acetyltransferase, protein MFKRIVEDINSIYHRDPAARSRLEVILCYPGFHAVFFHRVAHRLWKWKLLLLARLLAHVSRMFTGIEIHPGAVLGRHIFIDHGMGVVIGETSKVGDDVTIYHGVTLGGTSAVAEKGSLRHPQVGNHVVIGAGAKCLGPIHIGSGARIGANAVVVKDVADGMAMVGIPAKPVEKCKPANDEEDKLDAYGLIHGSMGDPSQQLLDNVKKEIALLCQRLEELEAYRSIEHSVSKDSGKNQ, encoded by the coding sequence ATGTTTAAACGCATTGTCGAAGATATTAACTCTATTTATCACCGGGATCCGGCTGCGCGGTCGCGGCTTGAGGTGATACTTTGCTATCCCGGGTTCCATGCTGTGTTCTTTCATCGCGTGGCTCATCGCTTGTGGAAATGGAAACTGCTTTTGTTAGCCAGGTTGCTGGCTCATGTGTCGCGAATGTTTACGGGGATTGAAATTCATCCAGGTGCGGTATTGGGGCGTCATATTTTTATCGATCATGGTATGGGAGTGGTGATTGGTGAAACCTCAAAAGTAGGTGATGATGTTACTATCTATCATGGAGTTACATTAGGTGGTACTTCTGCAGTCGCAGAAAAAGGGTCTTTGCGCCATCCGCAGGTAGGAAATCATGTGGTGATTGGGGCTGGTGCCAAATGTTTAGGACCCATCCATATCGGTTCAGGAGCAAGAATAGGTGCTAACGCCGTTGTTGTTAAGGATGTCGCTGATGGTATGGCCATGGTGGGTATCCCCGCCAAGCCAGTCGAAAAATGCAAACCCGCGAATGATGAAGAGGATAAGCTTGATGCTTATGGTTTGATTCACGGATCGATGGGGGATCCATCGCAGCAATTGCTGGATAATGTTAAAAAAGAAATAGCGCTGTTATGTCAACGGCTCGAAGAACTGGAAGCATACCGATCTATCGAGCATTCCGTATCAAAAGACAGCGGGAAGAATCAATAG
- a CDS encoding alpha/beta hydrolase has translation MAEVIIPGPEGRLEGRYHQSSIKRAPAAVVLHPHPQHGGTMNNKVAYNLYHQFANAGYSVLRFNFRGVGRSQGKYDEGVGELADAAAALDWLQNETPDAGSYWVSGFSFGAWIAMQLLMRRPEIEGFVSISPPAHKYDFSFLSPCPSPGLIVQGDADSVVDEEYVAKLVDKLVKQRRNGDSDIEYHVIAGADHFFRERMNEMNKTILEYLLSKQEDSPKEKPVKRDRRRRQLPVV, from the coding sequence ATGGCTGAGGTTATTATTCCAGGACCTGAGGGTCGTCTTGAAGGACGCTACCATCAATCGTCAATTAAAAGAGCGCCTGCCGCAGTTGTTCTACACCCGCATCCGCAGCATGGCGGAACCATGAATAATAAAGTAGCCTATAACCTCTACCATCAATTTGCCAATGCAGGTTATTCGGTCCTTCGCTTTAACTTTAGAGGTGTAGGCCGCTCTCAGGGTAAATATGATGAGGGTGTCGGTGAATTGGCCGATGCAGCTGCTGCACTTGATTGGTTACAAAATGAAACACCTGATGCAGGTTCTTACTGGGTAAGTGGATTTTCCTTTGGTGCCTGGATTGCGATGCAATTACTGATGCGACGCCCTGAAATTGAAGGATTTGTTTCTATTTCGCCTCCGGCACATAAATATGATTTCTCCTTTTTATCGCCGTGCCCTTCCCCAGGCCTTATTGTTCAAGGCGATGCTGACAGCGTCGTGGATGAAGAATATGTGGCTAAACTGGTTGATAAACTGGTCAAACAACGGCGTAATGGTGATTCGGATATCGAATATCATGTGATCGCTGGAGCCGACCATTTTTTCCGTGAACGGATGAATGAGATGAATAAAACCATTCTGGAATATTTGTTGTCTAAGCAGGAAGATTCACCCAAAGAAAAGCCGGTGAAACGTGATCGCAGACGCAGGCAATTGCCAGTAGTTTAA
- a CDS encoding anhydro-N-acetylmuramic acid kinase, with protein sequence MDKKMYRAIGLMSGTSMDGVDVALIETDGVSVSKCNPGIVLPYEYELRSRLRALIKNPMQEDVLFLEDVVTRYHIKAINVLLESAKLTCQDIDVIGFPGQTIIHRPQECLTWQMGNAAKIYQAHKIPVIADFRRSDMAAGGQGAPLVPVYHAALCRDLKEKTVAVVNIGGVANVTYIDRSDEDGVILAFDTGPGNAHIDDIMFKHTGQTYDHFGETAAKGRIHQPILDQLLQHAYFSQTYPKSLDRHTFDAESLVDGLPFQDAVATMTAFTAHAICKAQELMPKVPQRWLICGGGRLNETILKHMRQLLGHPVDPCEKVAWDGDGLEAQAFGYLAVRCLLGLPITFEKTTGAQTPVTSAAYYGTCGL encoded by the coding sequence ATGGATAAAAAAATGTACCGTGCCATTGGTTTGATGAGTGGGACTTCTATGGATGGAGTTGATGTCGCGTTGATTGAAACCGATGGGGTGTCTGTTTCTAAATGTAACCCTGGTATCGTTCTTCCGTACGAGTATGAATTAAGAAGCCGGTTGCGTGCCCTAATCAAGAATCCCATGCAGGAAGATGTTTTGTTTTTGGAAGATGTTGTTACACGCTATCACATTAAAGCGATTAACGTCCTTTTAGAATCGGCCAAATTAACATGCCAAGATATTGACGTTATCGGCTTTCCAGGACAGACAATTATTCACCGTCCTCAAGAATGCTTAACCTGGCAAATGGGGAATGCGGCTAAGATCTATCAAGCTCATAAAATCCCTGTCATCGCAGATTTTAGACGAAGTGATATGGCTGCGGGAGGCCAGGGGGCTCCACTGGTTCCGGTCTACCATGCAGCCTTGTGTCGGGATCTTAAAGAAAAAACAGTCGCAGTCGTTAATATTGGTGGGGTTGCCAATGTGACGTATATTGATCGCAGCGATGAGGACGGGGTTATCCTTGCGTTTGATACCGGTCCTGGAAATGCCCATATTGATGATATCATGTTTAAACATACGGGGCAGACGTATGACCATTTTGGTGAAACGGCTGCCAAAGGGCGCATTCATCAACCGATTCTGGATCAATTATTGCAGCATGCTTATTTTAGTCAGACTTATCCTAAGTCGCTTGATCGGCATACCTTTGATGCAGAATCCTTGGTGGATGGTTTGCCTTTTCAGGATGCTGTAGCCACGATGACTGCATTTACTGCGCATGCTATCTGCAAGGCACAGGAGCTCATGCCAAAGGTTCCCCAACGGTGGTTGATCTGCGGGGGCGGGCGTTTAAATGAAACGATTCTTAAACACATGCGGCAACTATTAGGTCATCCAGTCGATCCTTGTGAAAAAGTGGCGTGGGATGGTGATGGTCTTGAGGCTCAGGCCTTCGGTTATTTGGCGGTGCGATGCTTATTGGGCTTGCCGATTACCTTTGAGAAAACGACTGGTGCGCAGACTCCAGTGACCAGTGCTGCTTATTATGGAACATGCGGCCTGTAA
- a CDS encoding HAMP domain-containing histidine kinase: protein MTVSTFAIVMTATLMLCISIQHAKENYITEAKTLARVIADQNVGAFASESLQVLFQDPTIMRSCVIGDNGRVYASYFNPKIVRQTCPIGMVPKIIVTDNFIQIYELMTLNNETVGMLFVEKSLEPLQRYFFKQIELVIAVIFNVLFVSYMLALWFQKTISKPIHSMVQTAERISETSDLTIRAEKPPGTRSDDDISILVDSFNTMVSKVEERDTALKERTQELLQAKITAEESNKSKSEFLANMSHELRTPLNAIINFSEIIKNEMMGPLTNEKYLEYAMDINISGKHLLNLINDILDLSKAEAGSIDITEEHVSVPDVIMRCIKLVADRAFKGRVKITTEFQPKLPLLFVDPLRFKQIIINLLTNAVKFTPEGGEVNIQIKVEIENSGKVEMGIVIRDTGIGMSKEDVSKALRRFGQVESGMAKRYDGSGLGLPLTIMLLEMHQGKLVIESTPGLGTTVMAKFPEHRIFYPQYAS, encoded by the coding sequence ATGACGGTAAGCACGTTTGCCATCGTTATGACAGCGACGTTGATGTTGTGCATTTCGATCCAGCATGCAAAAGAGAATTATATTACCGAAGCTAAAACACTTGCGCGTGTTATTGCTGATCAAAATGTGGGGGCATTTGCCAGTGAAAGTTTGCAAGTGCTTTTTCAAGATCCAACCATTATGCGCTCGTGTGTGATTGGCGATAATGGACGTGTATATGCAAGTTATTTTAATCCTAAAATCGTAAGGCAAACCTGCCCGATAGGCATGGTTCCTAAAATTATAGTCACTGATAATTTTATTCAGATTTATGAATTAATGACCCTTAATAATGAAACGGTGGGGATGCTCTTCGTTGAAAAGAGTTTAGAGCCGTTACAACGTTATTTTTTCAAGCAAATCGAACTGGTAATTGCTGTTATTTTTAACGTGTTATTTGTTTCGTATATGCTGGCACTGTGGTTCCAAAAAACAATCTCCAAGCCTATCCATTCAATGGTTCAAACCGCAGAACGCATTTCTGAAACCAGTGATTTAACGATTCGAGCTGAAAAGCCACCTGGTACGCGTTCGGATGATGATATCTCAATCCTGGTTGATAGTTTTAATACCATGGTGAGCAAGGTAGAGGAACGGGATACAGCGTTGAAAGAAAGGACCCAGGAACTGCTCCAGGCTAAAATTACCGCAGAAGAATCGAATAAATCAAAATCAGAATTTTTGGCAAATATGAGTCATGAGCTCAGAACGCCTTTGAATGCTATTATTAATTTTTCTGAAATTATTAAAAACGAGATGATGGGGCCATTGACCAATGAAAAATATCTTGAATATGCCATGGATATTAATATATCGGGGAAACATTTATTGAATCTTATCAATGACATATTAGACCTTTCAAAAGCCGAAGCCGGCAGTATCGATATCACCGAAGAGCATGTGAGTGTTCCAGATGTGATTATGCGCTGTATCAAGTTGGTGGCGGACAGGGCTTTTAAAGGTAGAGTTAAAATCACGACAGAATTTCAGCCTAAATTGCCACTTTTATTTGTTGACCCCCTGCGATTTAAGCAAATCATTATTAACCTGCTAACCAATGCTGTTAAATTTACTCCAGAAGGTGGTGAGGTGAATATCCAGATCAAAGTTGAAATTGAAAATTCCGGCAAAGTTGAAATGGGCATTGTGATTAGAGATACCGGTATTGGTATGAGTAAGGAAGATGTATCCAAAGCATTACGGCGTTTTGGGCAGGTTGAATCAGGGATGGCTAAACGCTATGATGGCAGTGGCTTAGGGTTACCGCTGACGATTATGCTGCTTGAAATGCATCAAGGTAAGCTTGTGATCGAAAGTACGCCAGGATTGGGAACAACGGTGATGGCTAAATTTCCAGAACACCGTATCTTCTATCCGCAATACGCAAGTTGA
- the tolQ gene encoding protein TolQ has protein sequence MATPTPIESSHLSAVAGSSVNHGAADMSFLTMIMNADIIVQFVMLLLIISSIWSWSIIFDKYMRFRTLKDKTSKFEKVFWSGQPLENLYERVKTFADNPFAMVFVAAMEEWKRNNQPMQQDSALRSGVKERIFRAMQVATNRSLERIEKRLSFLATVGSSATFVGLFGTVWGIMNSFKSIAVANNTSLATVAPGIAEALFATAVGLFAAIPAVVFYNMFSNELNKFIIRLENFTHELGSLLSRDIDQNR, from the coding sequence ATGGCTACTCCTACCCCTATTGAATCTTCTCATCTTTCTGCCGTAGCAGGATCCAGTGTTAATCACGGTGCTGCGGACATGTCATTTCTAACAATGATTATGAATGCGGATATTATCGTTCAATTCGTGATGTTGCTACTCATCATTAGCTCTATCTGGTCGTGGTCTATTATTTTCGATAAATATATGCGTTTTCGTACGCTGAAAGATAAAACATCAAAATTTGAAAAAGTTTTCTGGTCAGGCCAACCACTGGAAAATCTTTACGAAAGGGTTAAAACCTTTGCTGACAATCCCTTTGCTATGGTATTCGTTGCTGCTATGGAAGAATGGAAACGAAACAATCAACCCATGCAGCAGGATTCTGCACTTCGTTCAGGGGTTAAAGAGCGCATCTTTCGCGCAATGCAGGTGGCTACCAATCGCTCACTTGAACGTATCGAAAAACGGTTGAGCTTTCTGGCAACGGTTGGATCGTCTGCTACTTTCGTAGGATTGTTTGGTACCGTGTGGGGTATTATGAACAGCTTTAAATCGATTGCTGTCGCCAACAACACAAGTCTGGCAACTGTGGCTCCTGGTATTGCTGAGGCTTTGTTTGCAACAGCCGTCGGCTTATTTGCAGCTATTCCAGCGGTTGTGTTCTATAATATGTTCAGTAACGAATTAAATAAATTTATCATTCGTTTAGAAAATTTTACCCATGAGCTTGGCAGTTTATTGTCTCGTGATATTGACCAAAACCGATAA
- the tolR gene encoding protein TolR produces the protein MSMQLPSGSVSRHNRHTHHLSNEINVTPMVDVMLVLLIIFMVTAPMVVSGVKVDLPDSAAKTIPEKTDPLEISVTSKGKIYLQDTQIRFDELVPKLEAITKANTETRIYIRGDRKVNYGIVMQVIGAVNGAGFNKVALLTEPKQNN, from the coding sequence ATGTCTATGCAACTTCCTTCTGGCAGCGTTAGTCGACACAATCGGCATACACACCATTTAAGTAACGAGATTAACGTCACTCCAATGGTCGACGTAATGCTCGTACTTCTGATTATTTTCATGGTAACGGCGCCTATGGTTGTGTCCGGCGTAAAAGTAGATTTACCAGACTCGGCTGCCAAAACCATTCCCGAAAAAACTGATCCACTTGAAATTTCAGTTACATCCAAGGGGAAAATTTACCTTCAGGATACACAGATACGCTTCGATGAACTGGTTCCCAAATTAGAAGCCATTACCAAGGCCAATACAGAAACCCGAATTTATATCCGTGGTGATCGCAAAGTCAATTATGGTATTGTTATGCAGGTTATTGGCGCTGTTAATGGTGCCGGCTTCAATAAAGTAGCCCTGTTAACTGAACCTAAACAGAACAACTAG
- the tolB gene encoding Tol-Pal system protein TolB — protein MLKTFCFLSLATAIVYPQPSHAVLRIDITQGKIEPLPVAITDPVAGLPSDSQMGNDIMNVVKADLKRSGLIAPIDKGAFIEHITSINTYPNFPSWKRINANALVTSSISTFVDKSGEPAIKMEFRLWDTNGEKQLDAASQVTKRDNWRRLAHKIADSIYSKLTGEQPYFDSRIVYIAESVAGNRKVKRLAIMDQDGANHRLLTGAETLVLTPRFSPTTHQITYLSYANNTPRVYLLDTFTGRQRLVGDFPGMTFAPRFSPDGKSIVMSVADHGNSDIYSMNLATGQRMRLTSSPAIDTSPSYSPDGKQIVFNSDRGGSPQLYVMSASGGNQTRISFGNGTAETPVWSPRGDLIAFTKRYQGDFYIGVMRPDGSGERLITRGFLVEGPTWAPNGRVLMFTREERNRGNSPNLAQLYSIDLTGNFEQRVEIPYSGSDPAWSPLLPN, from the coding sequence ATGCTCAAAACATTCTGCTTTCTTTCACTTGCTACCGCCATCGTGTACCCACAACCGTCACACGCTGTATTGCGTATTGATATTACGCAGGGTAAAATTGAACCGTTACCGGTAGCCATCACCGATCCGGTTGCAGGCCTGCCTAGCGATAGTCAGATGGGAAACGACATCATGAATGTTGTTAAAGCCGATCTTAAACGTTCTGGGCTCATTGCTCCGATTGATAAAGGAGCCTTCATTGAGCATATTACCTCTATCAATACCTATCCCAACTTTCCAAGCTGGAAACGTATTAATGCAAATGCTTTGGTTACCAGTTCGATTTCTACATTTGTTGATAAGTCGGGTGAGCCTGCCATTAAAATGGAATTCCGTCTATGGGATACCAATGGTGAAAAACAGCTTGATGCAGCGTCACAAGTAACCAAGAGGGACAATTGGAGACGCCTAGCGCATAAAATCGCGGACTCAATCTATTCAAAATTAACGGGAGAACAACCTTATTTTGATTCACGTATTGTTTATATTGCTGAGTCTGTTGCTGGAAATCGCAAAGTTAAACGCTTGGCTATCATGGATCAAGATGGCGCTAACCACCGTTTATTAACAGGTGCTGAAACGCTCGTATTAACCCCGAGGTTTTCTCCCACCACCCATCAAATCACCTACTTGTCGTATGCCAATAACACGCCACGTGTTTATTTACTCGATACCTTTACTGGACGTCAACGGTTAGTCGGTGATTTTCCTGGCATGACATTTGCTCCTCGTTTTTCTCCTGATGGAAAAAGCATTGTGATGTCAGTTGCCGATCACGGAAACTCTGATATCTACAGCATGAATCTAGCTACGGGCCAAAGAATGCGCCTCACTAGCAGCCCAGCTATTGACACCTCCCCCTCTTACTCACCTGATGGGAAGCAGATTGTTTTCAACTCTGACCGTGGGGGCTCTCCTCAGCTTTATGTTATGAGTGCGAGTGGCGGCAATCAAACACGTATCAGCTTTGGTAATGGCACAGCAGAAACTCCAGTATGGTCGCCTCGTGGAGACTTGATTGCATTTACTAAACGCTATCAAGGCGATTTCTATATTGGTGTCATGCGCCCTGATGGATCTGGTGAACGTCTTATTACGCGTGGATTCCTCGTTGAAGGCCCAACATGGGCACCCAATGGCCGCGTACTCATGTTTACCCGTGAAGAACGCAATCGCGGCAACTCGCCTAATTTAGCTCAGCTTTATTCAATCGATTTAACCGGTAATTTTGAGCAACGGGTTGAAATCCCCTACAGCGGATCAGATCCTGCCTGGTCACCACTATTACCTAATTAA
- the pal gene encoding peptidoglycan-associated lipoprotein Pal: MRTSKVLLPILASVLLVACTSTKKTDSVGASSPNGSGNTGDSSSVLAPYPGDKAELGKDLQDRVFFGFNSSDLDSTSTAILENQARWLSANKSKKVVVEGHADERGTREFNLALGERRANAVKEYLTGHGVDSSRVKTISYGKERPAVQGSSEESWAQNRRSVLIEEQK; encoded by the coding sequence ATGCGCACATCAAAGGTGCTTTTACCAATCCTTGCAAGCGTTCTTCTCGTTGCTTGTACCTCAACCAAAAAAACTGATTCAGTTGGAGCAAGTTCACCAAATGGTAGCGGAAACACTGGCGATTCGTCATCTGTTTTGGCTCCTTATCCTGGCGATAAAGCTGAATTAGGCAAAGACTTGCAAGACCGCGTATTTTTCGGTTTTAATTCTTCTGATTTAGACAGCACTTCTACTGCTATTTTAGAAAACCAAGCTCGTTGGTTGTCTGCTAACAAAAGCAAAAAAGTTGTTGTTGAAGGACATGCTGACGAACGCGGAACCCGGGAATTCAACCTTGCTCTTGGTGAGCGTCGTGCCAATGCGGTTAAAGAATACTTAACTGGTCATGGTGTTGATTCTTCACGCGTAAAAACTATCTCTTATGGTAAAGAACGTCCTGCTGTTCAAGGTTCTAGCGAAGAATCTTGGGCTCAAAACCGCCGTTCTGTCTTAATCGAAGAGCAAAAATAG
- the pal gene encoding peptidoglycan-associated lipoprotein Pal, with protein MLLLTFSACKYDDAEVTTTNVPGIGRRGPESVSGVDQYAGVDDGGDLANLNSDGNSDGANTGDDNGSGDGAGAGTETQDYFASHIGDRIFFALDSSNISSEGQAILNRQVGYLKQHPNIKVTIEGHADERGTREYNLALGDRRSISIKNYLTAQGIGENRIQTISYGKEKPVKFSSDDTSYGENRRGVTVISK; from the coding sequence ATGTTGTTGCTTACATTTTCTGCTTGTAAGTATGATGATGCAGAAGTAACGACAACTAATGTTCCGGGCATAGGCCGCCGAGGTCCCGAATCAGTTTCTGGTGTAGACCAGTATGCTGGGGTGGATGACGGTGGTGATTTAGCAAACCTTAACTCTGACGGTAACTCTGACGGGGCTAATACTGGGGATGACAACGGCAGTGGCGATGGAGCCGGAGCCGGAACAGAAACCCAGGATTATTTTGCCTCACATATTGGCGACCGGATATTCTTTGCTCTAGATAGCAGCAACATTTCTTCCGAAGGCCAGGCGATCTTGAATCGCCAGGTAGGATACCTGAAGCAGCATCCGAATATTAAAGTAACGATTGAAGGACACGCTGATGAACGTGGAACCCGTGAATATAACCTTGCACTTGGTGACCGCCGTTCGATCTCAATTAAAAACTACCTAACAGCACAAGGTATAGGTGAAAACCGTATACAAACCATCAGTTATGGTAAAGAAAAGCCAGTGAAATTTTCCTCTGATGATACTTCATATGGCGAAAACCGCCGTGGTGTAACTGTTATAAGCAAATAA